In one Pseudomonas sp. R84 genomic region, the following are encoded:
- a CDS encoding transporter substrate-binding domain-containing protein produces the protein MLFYRGLKPALAGLFLFALLALMRSSEAAQLALHDEAVAGKVQPIELAAHERQWIRDNPEVTVTSVQYPLYLFQDEHGQWSGLNNDVLKRVTAMTGLRFVHQESFSTDHMLERLESGAADISTTLAMSEERKAFLDYSHAFGGAGWVFVGRADAPRLDAFEQLSKRVLVLPARHALEDMIRRDFPLIEIRSVKTYAEARALVESGEAYATIENEIGAQLYPLGLLKVGGLVEGKWEADNLAVRKGMPVLLSILNKALEAFPAAELRAIRLKWLEGIAPAPVPSVWQQMLEWGCWGMGGLGVFGLLSLIWNRRLTAVIKLRRTAEKDLGDQLAFQHALIDSMPDPVFVRDLQGRLIMCNRSYEEALSVRLDQVLGRLLIEVNALPEATALMLHDEFMVQLRTRKSRFSKRRLQFKNGTREVYQWTVPFYSADGKLRGLLGGWTDITQRRTESGCRCPH, from the coding sequence ATGCTGTTTTATAGAGGTTTGAAACCGGCACTGGCTGGGCTGTTCTTGTTCGCATTACTGGCCTTGATGCGCAGCAGTGAGGCGGCGCAACTGGCGCTGCATGACGAGGCCGTGGCCGGCAAAGTCCAGCCCATCGAACTGGCCGCACACGAGCGTCAATGGATTCGCGACAACCCCGAGGTGACGGTCACGTCGGTGCAGTACCCGTTGTATCTGTTCCAGGATGAGCACGGGCAGTGGAGCGGCTTGAACAACGATGTACTCAAGCGTGTGACGGCGATGACCGGGTTGCGGTTTGTGCATCAGGAATCGTTTTCCACCGATCACATGCTCGAACGACTGGAGAGCGGCGCGGCCGATATCAGTACGACCCTGGCGATGAGCGAGGAGCGCAAGGCATTCCTGGATTACAGCCACGCGTTCGGTGGCGCGGGCTGGGTGTTTGTTGGACGCGCTGACGCACCTCGGCTGGATGCCTTCGAGCAGTTGAGCAAACGGGTGCTGGTGCTACCGGCCCGGCATGCGCTGGAAGACATGATCAGGCGTGACTTCCCCTTGATCGAGATTCGCTCGGTCAAGACCTACGCCGAGGCGCGGGCGCTGGTTGAAAGCGGTGAAGCCTACGCCACCATCGAAAACGAAATTGGCGCGCAGCTTTACCCGCTGGGTTTGCTCAAGGTCGGAGGTCTGGTTGAGGGCAAATGGGAAGCGGATAACCTGGCCGTGCGCAAAGGCATGCCTGTGCTCCTGAGTATTCTCAACAAGGCCCTTGAGGCGTTTCCCGCAGCCGAATTGCGGGCCATCCGCCTGAAATGGCTGGAAGGTATTGCACCGGCGCCCGTGCCGTCAGTCTGGCAGCAGATGCTTGAATGGGGTTGCTGGGGCATGGGTGGGCTTGGCGTGTTCGGCCTGCTGTCGCTGATATGGAATCGGCGTCTGACCGCCGTGATCAAGCTGCGGCGCACGGCGGAAAAAGATCTGGGCGATCAACTAGCATTTCAGCATGCATTGATCGACTCCATGCCTGATCCGGTGTTTGTCCGTGATCTGCAAGGGCGGCTGATCATGTGCAATCGTAGCTATGAGGAAGCGCTCTCGGTTCGACTGGATCAGGTGCTGGGGCGGCTGCTGATTGAAGTCAACGCGTTGCCTGAAGCCACGGCGCTGATGTTGCACGATGAGTTCATGGTGCAGTTGCGCACGCGCAAGTCGCGTTTCAGCAAACGGCGATTGCAGTTCAAGAATGGCACCCGTGAGGTCTATCAATGGACGGTGCCGTTTTACAGTGCTGATGGCAAATTGCGTGGGCTTTTGGGCGGTTGGACAGACATCACCCAGCGTCGGACAGAGAGTGGGTGCCGATGTCCGCATTGA
- a CDS encoding response regulator — MRSLKVLILEPNPFQLMALHQMLNAIGIYDVLTAPSLASALSSLGHRGVVDIAICDPQLKGGDGLALIHHLAVQQEARALILLGTVAPSLLNDLEPLLSEHRMRLLGRLQTPVSAVLMRGLLDSYVIAASPPVRV; from the coding sequence ATGCGCTCGCTTAAAGTCCTGATACTTGAACCCAATCCGTTCCAACTGATGGCATTGCATCAAATGCTCAATGCCATTGGTATCTATGACGTACTGACGGCGCCGTCGCTGGCCTCGGCCCTGTCTTCACTGGGCCATCGCGGCGTGGTCGATATCGCCATTTGCGATCCGCAGCTCAAGGGCGGCGATGGCCTGGCGCTGATCCATCATCTGGCGGTTCAGCAGGAGGCACGCGCGCTGATCCTGCTGGGAACGGTCGCGCCAAGCCTGCTGAACGATCTCGAACCCTTGCTGAGCGAGCATAGAATGCGGCTGTTGGGTCGCCTGCAAACCCCAGTGTCGGCGGTACTGATGCGCGGTTTGCTCGACAGCTACGTGATCGCCGCTTCGCCACCCGTGCGGGTTTGA
- a CDS encoding DUF3509 domain-containing protein encodes MESISLLLGEALSPYQVSLSPSGSHGECLVTLKNSHGAIVVEREFNQAQLTDKRQLTDVVDGLHRDVLIAEGRLEPCVIAALRNAALDKRAAL; translated from the coding sequence ATGGAAAGTATCAGTCTATTGCTCGGTGAGGCTCTGAGCCCGTATCAGGTTTCGTTGTCTCCAAGCGGTTCCCATGGCGAATGCCTGGTGACCTTGAAGAACAGTCATGGCGCCATCGTGGTGGAACGCGAATTCAATCAGGCACAACTGACCGACAAGCGTCAGTTGACCGATGTCGTTGACGGCTTGCACCGCGACGTTCTGATCGCTGAAGGACGGCTGGAGCCTTGTGTGATCGCGGCCTTGCGCAACGCAGCACTGGACAAACGTGCGGCGCTGTAA
- a CDS encoding TIGR02285 family protein yields the protein MKTEPSKLKRRQTSHANRAHHWWTWRLFGLLFLLALSTGAQAKPTLIWLLRDLPPLTIFEGPKKGQGVIDQLMPLLIAGMPQYEHTLMRVNRARGLQMLHENPFACDPALLWNKERAQWVAYSIPAIRAVSNGLVVRQQDRSVLEPYLVDDEVDLSALLADTERKVGVVAERSYGEFIDTLLHQAPSGALTAHYGNDALTNLLSMQRLGRLQVVLGYWPEIRYQAKQAQINEDELEFYPIQGNGKYLSGYVACSDTTQGRQAISEINHLLRTLPHEHLNQLYAAWLDPDRREDYLEQARTFFERQAAQ from the coding sequence GTGAAGACGGAGCCATCTAAGCTGAAGCGCCGGCAGACATCGCACGCCAACCGCGCCCACCATTGGTGGACGTGGCGGCTGTTCGGCCTATTGTTTTTACTCGCCCTGTCGACCGGAGCGCAGGCGAAACCGACGCTGATCTGGCTGCTGCGAGACTTGCCGCCGCTGACCATTTTCGAAGGCCCGAAAAAGGGCCAGGGTGTGATCGACCAACTGATGCCGTTGCTGATCGCCGGCATGCCGCAGTACGAACACACGCTGATGCGGGTCAATCGCGCCCGTGGTCTGCAGATGCTCCACGAAAACCCGTTTGCCTGTGACCCCGCGCTGCTGTGGAACAAGGAGCGCGCGCAGTGGGTCGCGTATTCGATCCCGGCAATTCGCGCCGTGAGCAACGGCCTAGTGGTGCGCCAGCAAGATCGCTCGGTGCTCGAACCGTATCTGGTCGACGATGAAGTGGATCTGTCGGCGCTGCTGGCCGATACGGAACGCAAAGTCGGTGTGGTGGCGGAACGCAGCTACGGTGAGTTCATCGACACCCTTTTGCATCAAGCGCCCAGCGGTGCGCTGACGGCGCATTACGGCAACGATGCGCTGACCAATCTGCTGTCGATGCAGCGTCTCGGGCGGTTGCAGGTGGTGTTGGGCTATTGGCCGGAGATTCGCTATCAGGCGAAACAGGCACAGATCAATGAAGATGAACTGGAGTTCTATCCGATTCAGGGCAACGGCAAGTATCTGTCAGGCTACGTCGCCTGTTCCGACACCACGCAGGGCCGCCAGGCCATCAGCGAGATCAATCATCTGCTGCGCACCCTGCCGCATGAACACCTGAACCAGCTCTACGCCGCATGGCTGGACCCTGACAGACGTGAGGATTATCTGGAACAGGCCCGCACATTCTTCGAACGCCAAGCCGCGCAGTAG
- a CDS encoding CaiB/BaiF CoA-transferase family protein, giving the protein MPFTSKPLSGLKVIELGTLIAGPFASRICGEFGAEVIKIESPDGGDPLRKWRKLYEGTSLWWFVQARNKKSLTLNLKHPDGLAILKKLLSEADILIENFRPGVLEKLGLSWETLHALNPKLVMVRLSGFGQTGPMKDQPGFGAVGESMGGLRYITGFEDRPPVRTGISIGDSIAALWGVIGALMALRHREVNGGLGQVVDVALYEAIFAMMESMVPEFDVFGFIRERTGNIMPGITPSSIHTSADGKHVQIGANGDAIFKRFMLIIGREDLANDPTLASNDGRDNRRDELYGVIDRWVNSLPLQSVLDLLNQAEVPASRIFSAEDMFNDPQYLAREMFLHAKLPDGKDFKMPGIVPKLSETPGSSEWVGPQLGEHNAQVLHDLGYDERQIAKLREDGAI; this is encoded by the coding sequence ATGCCGTTCACCAGCAAACCGCTCTCGGGTCTGAAAGTCATTGAATTGGGTACATTGATTGCCGGGCCGTTTGCCTCGCGCATTTGCGGCGAGTTCGGCGCCGAAGTGATCAAGATCGAGTCGCCAGACGGCGGTGATCCCTTGCGCAAATGGCGAAAACTGTACGAAGGCACGTCGCTGTGGTGGTTCGTTCAGGCGCGCAATAAAAAGTCGCTGACGCTGAACCTCAAACACCCTGACGGCTTGGCGATCCTGAAAAAACTGCTCAGCGAAGCCGACATCCTCATCGAGAACTTCCGCCCCGGCGTGCTGGAAAAGCTTGGCCTGAGCTGGGAAACCCTGCACGCCTTGAACCCGAAACTGGTGATGGTGCGCCTTTCCGGTTTCGGCCAGACCGGGCCGATGAAGGATCAGCCGGGCTTCGGTGCGGTGGGCGAGTCCATGGGCGGTTTGCGCTACATCACTGGTTTCGAGGACCGTCCGCCGGTGCGCACCGGCATTTCCATCGGCGATTCGATAGCTGCGCTGTGGGGCGTGATCGGTGCGCTGATGGCGCTGCGTCATCGCGAGGTCAACGGTGGCCTCGGCCAAGTCGTCGATGTGGCGCTGTATGAAGCGATTTTCGCAATGATGGAAAGCATGGTGCCGGAGTTCGACGTGTTCGGTTTTATCCGCGAGCGCACCGGCAACATCATGCCCGGGATTACGCCCTCTTCGATTCACACCAGCGCTGACGGCAAGCATGTGCAGATCGGCGCCAACGGTGATGCGATCTTCAAACGCTTCATGCTGATCATCGGTCGCGAAGACCTCGCCAACGATCCGACACTGGCCAGCAACGACGGGCGCGATAATCGCCGCGACGAACTGTATGGCGTGATTGATCGCTGGGTCAATTCGCTGCCGCTGCAAAGCGTGCTCGACCTGCTCAATCAGGCCGAGGTACCGGCCAGCAGGATCTTCAGTGCCGAGGACATGTTCAACGATCCGCAGTACCTGGCCCGAGAGATGTTCCTGCACGCCAAACTGCCCGACGGCAAAGATTTCAAGATGCCGGGCATTGTGCCGAAACTCTCTGAGACACCGGGCAGTTCAGAATGGGTCGGACCGCAACTGGGTGAACACAATGCGCAGGTACTTCACGACCTTGGCTACGACGAGAGACAGATCGCCAAGCTGCGTGAAGACGGAGCCATCTAA
- a CDS encoding YaeQ family protein, with the protein MAQPSTTYKFELNLTDLDRSVYESVKQTIARHPSETEERMTVRLLAYALWYNEQLSFGRGLSDVDEPALWEKSLDDRVLHWIEVGQPDADRLTWCSRRTERTSLLAYGSLRVWETKVIPAIKNLKNVNIAAVPQEVLEILAKDMPRVIKWDVMISEGTIFVTDDRGQHEVQLQWLQGERG; encoded by the coding sequence ATGGCCCAGCCGTCCACTACCTACAAATTTGAACTGAACCTCACCGACCTCGACCGCAGTGTCTACGAGAGCGTCAAGCAGACCATCGCCCGTCACCCTTCGGAAACCGAAGAGCGCATGACGGTGCGCCTGCTGGCCTACGCCCTCTGGTACAACGAGCAGTTGTCGTTCGGCCGTGGTCTGTCAGACGTGGATGAACCTGCGCTGTGGGAAAAGAGCCTGGACGACCGTGTTCTGCACTGGATCGAAGTCGGCCAGCCAGACGCCGACCGTCTGACCTGGTGCTCGCGTCGTACCGAACGTACCAGCCTGCTGGCCTACGGCAGCCTGCGCGTTTGGGAAACCAAAGTGATCCCGGCGATCAAGAACCTGAAGAACGTCAACATCGCAGCAGTCCCGCAAGAAGTGCTGGAAATCCTGGCCAAGGACATGCCCCGCGTCATCAAGTGGGACGTGATGATCAGCGAAGGGACGATCTTCGTCACCGACGACCGTGGTCAGCACGAAGTCCAGTTGCAATGGCTGCAAGGTGAGCGCGGCTGA
- the recJ gene encoding single-stranded-DNA-specific exonuclease RecJ — MRIEPRQLPETLPFLGDIPPLLTRLYAARGVQSEAELDKSLARLIPFQQLKGIDAAVDLLVTALEQRQRILIVGDFDADGATASTVGMLGLRLLGAAHVDYLVPNRFEYGYGLTPEIVEVAMTREPHLLVTVDNGISSVEGVAAAKRHGLKVLITDHHLPGDELPLADALVNPNQPGCEFPSKALAGVGVIFYVLMALRARLRSLGWYENKPQPNIGELLDLVALGSVADVVPLDANNRILVHQGLERIRAGRARPGIKAILEVAKRDAARITSTDLGFIVGPRLNAAGRLDDMSLGIECLLTGDANLAREMAAQLDGMNQDRKSIEQGMQREALAQLKDLPVESMPFGLCLFDPEWHQGVIGILASRMKERYFRPTIAFADAGDGLLKGSGRSVQGFHIRDALSVVAAQHPNLIAKYGGHAMAAGLTLPQENFPLFAEAFDAEVRRQLREDDLTGRMLTDGTLAVEEFHLELARALRHAGPWGQHFPEPLFHGVFQLVEQRVVGERHLKVVLKSECGSVKLDGIAFGIDRDIWPNPTIKWVELAYKLDVNEFRGNETVQLMIAHIEPR; from the coding sequence ATGCGTATCGAACCTCGTCAACTGCCCGAAACTCTGCCTTTTCTCGGTGATATTCCGCCGCTGCTGACCCGCCTGTATGCGGCGCGGGGCGTGCAATCCGAGGCAGAGCTGGACAAGAGTCTGGCGCGGTTGATCCCGTTCCAGCAACTCAAGGGCATCGACGCAGCGGTGGACCTGCTGGTGACGGCGCTGGAACAGCGCCAGCGCATCCTCATCGTCGGTGACTTCGATGCGGACGGTGCGACGGCCAGCACTGTTGGCATGCTTGGCTTGCGTCTGCTCGGTGCAGCACATGTCGATTATCTGGTACCGAACCGCTTTGAATATGGCTATGGCCTGACTCCGGAAATCGTCGAAGTTGCGATGACCCGCGAGCCGCATTTGCTGGTCACCGTGGACAACGGCATCTCCAGCGTCGAAGGCGTGGCTGCCGCCAAACGCCATGGCCTGAAAGTGCTGATCACCGATCACCACTTGCCCGGCGATGAACTGCCACTGGCTGATGCGCTGGTCAACCCGAACCAGCCCGGTTGCGAGTTCCCGAGCAAGGCGCTGGCCGGCGTCGGGGTGATTTTTTATGTGCTGATGGCGTTGCGCGCGCGTTTGCGCAGCCTCGGCTGGTACGAGAACAAGCCGCAGCCGAACATTGGCGAACTGCTTGATCTGGTGGCGCTGGGCAGCGTCGCTGACGTGGTGCCGCTGGACGCCAATAACCGGATTCTGGTGCATCAGGGCCTCGAACGAATTCGCGCTGGTCGCGCACGGCCGGGCATCAAAGCGATACTTGAAGTCGCCAAGCGTGACGCTGCACGCATTACCTCCACCGATCTCGGTTTCATCGTCGGCCCGCGGCTGAATGCCGCCGGACGGCTGGATGACATGAGTCTGGGCATCGAGTGCCTGCTGACCGGCGACGCCAATCTGGCCCGGGAAATGGCCGCGCAACTCGACGGCATGAACCAGGATCGTAAATCCATCGAGCAGGGCATGCAGCGTGAAGCGCTGGCGCAGCTCAAGGACTTGCCGGTGGAGTCGATGCCGTTTGGTCTGTGCCTGTTCGATCCGGAATGGCACCAGGGCGTGATCGGTATTCTCGCGTCGCGGATGAAAGAGCGTTACTTCCGTCCGACCATTGCCTTTGCTGATGCCGGTGATGGTTTGCTCAAAGGCTCGGGCCGTTCGGTGCAGGGCTTCCACATTCGTGACGCGTTGAGCGTGGTGGCGGCGCAGCATCCAAACCTGATCGCCAAGTACGGCGGCCACGCAATGGCGGCCGGTCTGACCTTGCCGCAGGAGAATTTTCCGCTTTTCGCCGAGGCCTTTGACGCTGAAGTGCGTAGGCAACTTCGCGAAGACGACCTGACCGGGCGCATGCTGACCGATGGCACGCTGGCGGTTGAAGAGTTCCACCTCGAACTGGCCCGCGCGCTGCGTCACGCCGGGCCTTGGGGGCAGCACTTCCCGGAGCCGCTGTTTCATGGCGTGTTTCAGTTGGTCGAACAGCGGGTGGTCGGTGAACGGCATTTGAAAGTGGTGCTGAAGAGCGAGTGTGGCTCGGTGAAACTGGACGGTATTGCGTTTGGGATTGACCGGGATATCTGGCCGAATCCGACGATCAAGTGGGTTGAGCTCGCCTATAAGCTCGACGTTAACGAGTTTCGGGGTAATGAGACCGTTCAGTTGATGATTGCTCATATCGAACCGCGCTGA